One Bradyrhizobium diazoefficiens DNA window includes the following coding sequences:
- the murI gene encoding glutamate racemase: MTNSSTILVFDSGLGGLTVLREVVAARPDAHYVYVADDAFFPYGHHSEDEIIARVVPLMGELIGTHDPDLVVIACNTASTLVLSHLRAAYSVPFVGTVPAIKPACARSKTRRVSVLGTKGTVKREYTKALIRDFAQGCEVTLVGSPELASLAERELSGYPISDGDILAELTPCFVGAAADAASRTDIVVLACTHYPLLLDRLTKLAPWPVEWIDPAPAIARRVSDLLGPRVGGIAQSGAEMIFTSNRVHGLAAALTPFFGGRALA; this comes from the coding sequence GTGACCAATTCCTCGACGATCCTGGTATTCGATTCCGGCCTCGGCGGCCTCACGGTGCTGCGTGAGGTGGTGGCTGCGCGCCCAGACGCGCATTACGTCTACGTCGCCGACGACGCCTTCTTCCCCTATGGCCATCACAGCGAGGACGAGATCATCGCCCGCGTCGTGCCGCTGATGGGGGAGCTGATCGGCACCCATGATCCTGACCTCGTCGTCATCGCCTGCAACACGGCATCCACGCTGGTCCTATCGCATCTGCGCGCCGCTTATTCCGTGCCCTTCGTCGGCACCGTGCCCGCGATCAAGCCGGCCTGCGCCCGATCGAAGACCCGCCGCGTCTCGGTGCTCGGCACCAAGGGCACGGTGAAACGCGAATACACGAAGGCGCTGATCCGCGATTTCGCCCAGGGCTGCGAGGTCACACTGGTCGGCTCACCCGAGCTGGCCTCGCTTGCGGAGCGCGAGCTCAGCGGCTATCCGATCAGCGACGGCGACATCCTGGCCGAGCTCACCCCCTGCTTCGTCGGCGCTGCCGCGGACGCAGCGTCGCGTACGGACATTGTGGTGCTCGCCTGCACACATTATCCGCTGCTGCTCGACCGCTTGACCAAGCTTGCGCCCTGGCCGGTCGAATGGATCGACCCTGCGCCCGCCATCGCCCGGCGCGTCTCCGATCTGCTCGGCCCGCGCGTGGGCGGCATCGCGCAGTCCGGTGCCGAGATGATCTTCACGTCGAACCGCGTGCACGGTCTCGCAGCAGCACTGACGCCGTTCTTCGGTGGCCGCGCGCTGGCCTGA
- a CDS encoding cytochrome b has product MIRNTTTSWGSVSRWFHWGLALAIIGMIGFGWWMNHIPARADKFFYRSIHADIGYVILLLSVLRLVWRAVNPTPALPVETSRWQKIAAPVSHGALYLVVVLVAMLGWAHSGARTPNYSDFFGLFNVPQFTSSDKAAAGAYEDRHILFAYVLLALIAVHVIAALWHHFIRRDRVVARMVTDEAG; this is encoded by the coding sequence ATGATCAGAAACACGACGACCAGCTGGGGGAGCGTTTCCCGGTGGTTTCACTGGGGGCTGGCGCTGGCGATCATCGGCATGATCGGCTTCGGCTGGTGGATGAATCACATCCCGGCGCGCGCCGACAAGTTCTTCTACCGCTCGATCCATGCCGACATCGGCTATGTGATCCTGCTGCTGTCGGTGCTGCGGCTCGTCTGGCGTGCGGTCAACCCGACCCCGGCGCTGCCGGTCGAGACTTCGCGTTGGCAGAAGATCGCAGCCCCTGTCAGCCATGGCGCGCTCTATCTCGTCGTGGTCCTGGTCGCGATGCTGGGGTGGGCGCATTCCGGCGCGCGTACGCCCAATTATTCGGACTTCTTCGGCCTGTTCAATGTGCCGCAATTCACCTCTTCGGACAAAGCGGCCGCGGGCGCCTATGAAGACCGCCACATCTTGTTTGCTTATGTGCTGCTGGCGCTGATCGCGGTTCACGTGATCGCCGCGCTCTGGCACCACTTCATCCGCCGCGACCGCGTCGTGGCGCGCATGGTGACGGACGAGGCGGGGTAG
- a CDS encoding Crp/Fnr family transcriptional regulator, whose product MPSGNADISSILDRILDAATNNLRIANILVQMGLDPNNVTYDAIFNRLLEIFVHNITLANLFATVGAGFFVATLLMRTMVPLRVANMIGCAFFAIFGALSANVSTFVLYLLLLPINALRLRQMLKLVKKARHAAEGDMSIEWLKPFMTERKYRHGDTLFKLGDPANEMLLTVTGKFLVKEINVEIGPGALMGELGFLTPDNRRTGTIECVEDGQVLTITYDRLLEIYFQDPQFGYYFLVLTSQRLLQNIDRLQKQLATARSATTNRIA is encoded by the coding sequence CCGTCCGGCAACGCAGACATTTCGTCCATCCTTGACCGCATTCTGGATGCGGCCACGAACAATCTCAGGATCGCGAATATCCTGGTCCAGATGGGCCTCGACCCCAACAACGTCACCTACGACGCGATCTTCAACCGGTTGCTGGAGATCTTCGTCCACAACATCACGCTGGCCAATTTGTTCGCTACGGTCGGCGCCGGCTTCTTCGTCGCCACCCTGCTGATGCGGACGATGGTGCCGCTACGCGTCGCCAACATGATCGGCTGCGCGTTCTTCGCCATTTTCGGTGCGCTCTCCGCCAATGTCTCGACCTTCGTCCTATATCTGCTCTTGCTTCCGATCAACGCGCTTCGCCTGCGGCAGATGCTCAAGCTGGTCAAAAAAGCGCGACATGCGGCCGAAGGCGACATGTCGATCGAATGGCTGAAGCCGTTCATGACCGAGCGCAAATACCGCCACGGCGACACGCTGTTCAAGCTGGGCGATCCAGCCAACGAGATGTTGCTCACCGTCACCGGCAAGTTCCTGGTCAAGGAGATTAACGTCGAGATTGGGCCCGGCGCGCTGATGGGAGAACTCGGCTTCCTCACGCCGGACAACCGGCGCACCGGAACGATCGAATGCGTCGAGGACGGCCAGGTGCTGACGATCACCTATGACCGCCTGCTCGAGATCTACTTCCAGGATCCGCAGTTCGGCTACTATTTCCTAGTGCTGACCAGCCAGCGCCTGCTGCAGAACATCGACCGCTTGCAGAAGCAACTCGCCACGGCGCGATCGGCGACCACGAACAGGATCGCATGA
- a CDS encoding response regulator produces the protein MIAKPVVLVVEDDPLQMMVAGDLVENAGLMPIFAQNADEAIVMLEGRDDIRIVLTDVDMPGSMDGLRLAAVVRNRWPPIQLVVVSGHMLVEHAELPERSHFFSKPYAADKMIGALRSLVA, from the coding sequence GTGATAGCGAAGCCCGTCGTGCTCGTGGTCGAGGACGATCCGCTCCAGATGATGGTTGCCGGCGACCTCGTCGAGAATGCCGGATTGATGCCAATCTTCGCGCAGAACGCGGACGAGGCGATCGTCATGCTGGAAGGCCGCGACGACATCCGGATCGTGCTGACCGACGTCGACATGCCAGGCTCGATGGACGGCCTGCGTCTGGCCGCGGTCGTGCGCAATCGGTGGCCGCCGATCCAGCTGGTGGTCGTCTCCGGGCACATGCTGGTTGAGCATGCCGAGCTTCCGGAGCGGAGCCATTTCTTCAGCAAGCCCTACGCGGCGGACAAGATGATCGGGGCGCTGCGCAGCCTGGTCGCCTGA
- a CDS encoding glutathione S-transferase family protein, translating to MLTVHHLGKSQSERIVWLCEEIEIPYELKRYARDSVTMLAPPEYKALHPIGAAPVITDGDLVLAESGAIVDYVIAKYGKSRLVLRADDPEFAQFLYWFHFANGTLQAGMGRLMLLNRLKLAEDNPMLVATRARIDRAFDLVDARVRDAEYLAGSTFTTADIMIGFSLTTMRYFQPYDLTRCPNVVKYLGRIGARPAYRRAMEKGDPGMALLLS from the coding sequence ATGCTCACCGTCCATCACCTCGGCAAATCGCAATCCGAACGCATCGTCTGGCTCTGCGAGGAGATCGAGATCCCCTACGAGCTGAAGCGCTATGCGCGCGATTCCGTCACCATGCTGGCGCCGCCCGAATACAAGGCGCTGCATCCGATCGGAGCGGCGCCCGTCATCACCGACGGTGATCTCGTGCTCGCGGAATCCGGTGCTATCGTCGATTACGTCATCGCCAAATACGGCAAGAGCCGCCTCGTACTCCGCGCCGATGATCCCGAGTTCGCGCAATTCCTGTACTGGTTTCATTTCGCCAACGGTACGTTGCAGGCCGGCATGGGCCGGCTGATGCTGCTGAACCGGCTCAAGCTCGCCGAGGACAATCCGATGCTGGTTGCGACCAGGGCGCGCATCGATCGCGCCTTCGATCTCGTCGACGCCCGCGTGCGCGATGCCGAATATCTGGCGGGCAGCACCTTCACGACCGCCGACATCATGATCGGCTTCTCGCTCACCACGATGCGCTACTTCCAGCCCTACGATCTCACGCGCTGTCCGAACGTGGTCAAATATCTCGGCCGCATCGGCGCGCGCCCGGCCTACAGGCGTGCGATGGAGAAGGGTGACCCCGGCATGGCGCTGCTGTTGAGTTGA